The Anoplopoma fimbria isolate UVic2021 breed Golden Eagle Sablefish chromosome 9, Afim_UVic_2022, whole genome shotgun sequence genome contains the following window.
TTCACCTTATGTACAACATACATActaataaaatgatttacaaaaatgtaagcattaaaaaaaacattgtatacAACATACAGTTTTTTGCACaagaaataattataaaacCTATTTGTTCACAGTTGATATGAAAGTGCTTTTATGAGATGACTGAGATCCATGTGAACTGATTTACTTCAGTTATTCTGTCCGCCTGTAACATTGAACTTCCTAAAGTTTGAGTTCAGTGCTGTTCATCTATAAACATCACCGTATAAAGCAGACAGCTTTGTTCACCTGATGATTCCACTTGGTTTGTTTTGCCTCACTACAAACAGTCCAGCCAGTAAAATCttaatcaaatttaaaatgaatgttacaTTTGGATTTGGTCATATATACAGTTGTCCTTCCTTGTTATTATTCCAGTTATATCCGTGCTGGTCAGAGATTTCTCCAGATCTCAGTGCTCATAGAATTGAGCAGGTTTGTCTCTTGGAGGTTGGGATCTCAATAGCAGGAGTCCTGAAGgagaataataacaaaaacacacacatgaggtAAGAGGAGGCCAGCGTATAAAGATTGTCTTAGTAAAGCACCAGAGCAAAAAAAGACTGACCTGACTGGTGAGTCTTCGAGCAGGGGTTCGTTTCTGCTCGTGGATAGACTGGAGGCGAGTGATCACAAACTTCTTATCCTCTCCCTCCTGAGCAGAGAGGTGACAAAGCACACCGTCAACCAGATTGAtcaaaaagcaagaaatatcaggaaaaccttttttatttatctgtatattgacagagagagaaacagagcgGTTTATATGTATGTTGTCTTACGTTTTCTATCTGCTCCTGTAATAATCCTATGATCTTCCTTTGACCGTCCACCACCTGACTGTAGAAGTAGATGACAATCCTGGTGGGAAGAACCGACAGAGAGCGTCAGATAAATACAACCGGCACTGAAGGAAAACACTCATGATACTCAATAATGGATCAGTATGATGGGGTACTGCTGTTTGCTTTATGACTGATAGAGCTGAAGAAGGATGGTCCTGGGTTACGGCAGATCAGAGTCAGTATGTGCAGTatctacgtgtgtgtgtctgtgtgtgtctgtgtttgtgtgtgtgtactcacaggAAGATGCCTGCTCCCACAAACAGGAAGAAGGGGTTTTCCACCAGGTAGGAGTGAGCCCTGGCCAGCACAGACAGGTTGGGATTATCTTTTTCCATTGCTTCCACCCATCGCTTCCCCGCCTGGATCATCGTTTTGAGCTCGCGGAACGGGCCGCACGATGAGGAGGGCGTGAGGCTGACGACAGATGTTGAGACAACATTAATAATCAGTGCTCAAAGAATATTAGACTACAGGTATCCTTAGCAACAGTACCTCTTCTTGACACTATGTTACCAGTTAACTCTCAATTGTCAAACAGATATGACCATGGGTTAAAATGGCTACGACCATTCTTTAAAAATGAGATGATTTGAGCATGAGTCATCAGCAGTGGACCTTTAAAAGACCGCAGCTCCTTGACTCCAGTTCACTTTTGCTGTTGGATACCGGATAAACTAACATTCCAACCaacctcttcatctcttccctGGAGTAAACAAGCAAGGAGTAGTTCTTTGCAACACACTTCTTTGGGCCAAGCCATTGGCCCATTCTGAATGGGCACCAGCGCCAAATGGCCACACTCCAAACAACCACGTCCTGAACAGGCTCTTCACTAAGGTTGAAAATAGTtataaaagcattcatgttttcttccaagTGAATGTTAATTTCTATATGCactctaaataaaaacattgtgtgttaGCAAGCCATGTAAATTAAAGcagtggtgcacttcagcctcttgtggacgaaattagtattacaacaacaaacacttattAATGGTCCTGACAAAAATTATTTTATAccagacaaaaatatttttttataactaaaaaaatcattttttcacctgttcttaagtcataaacacagcGGAGAACACTATTTTCAAGACTTAGAAAATGGATCAGaagattttttccccctaacTTGCCTCTCTGGACGTCCGTAGACAGTTTGtgtgcatacagtatgtgtttattagtattaaaTGAGGTGTCCTCTAAGGCAACTTGTCTTACAAACTTTAAtaagaaaattattatttttggttagGATGGATTAACGGCACAAAGATGTGTGTTTACCTCCACATGGTGTAcgtgacacacacagaggcaccgAGGAAGGAGGGGAAGCAGAGGAGAGTGATGAAGACAGTGGTCATCTGGCTGACTCTGTACGGCTTCCTGGGGGCCTGACAGTTCATCATCACGCTGCTCTGTggggagaaaaaacagagaccGGAGTCCAGGGTCAGCGCCTCGATCACCAGAAATCAGACAGTACTAGGGGTCCACGAAGAGCTACGATTTTGTTGTCAAACTACTGTTGTCGAGGTCACAGATGACTTTCATACATCAGACAAAAAGtcaaatggaaaaatgaaaTCAGAGCTTTAACAAttatcacataaaaaaatactttattaatcGATGTGGATACACATATTGTGTACGACACATACTGTGATACTGACACAATTTGCAGACAGCGAGGATGCAAACAGATAAAGAgttaaaagaagacaaaaagttCCTGGAGGCACACCACAACAGAAAATCATTTTCAAGCATAACTTTAAGAAATAACAGAGGAAATTAAAGGATTTATTGTTCTAACATAAGTAACTTATAAGTAACttccaaaacctttttttctttatttcagtttaagCTTTTATTATGAGTATTGAAATCTAATTGTATCCATTTAAGTACCTTTTTAATGTAGAATAGCAGCAAGAGTTTGAGAATCTGCACTGCAGGCAggagaggagtgaagagaaCACCCaacctgaaaaacacaaagttcatTGTCATTACACAAGAACTATTTGACTTGACTGAACAAGACTGTGTGTACATCTTAACAGTGAGTTTGGTACCAGGCCAATGTCTGTCCGTAGATGAGCTCAAGGACGTTCCTGGCGATATCAAACACtggcttcctcctcctcttcagcgCCTTCTCAGAAAACAACCTGTAGACAACAAGAGGAAGTGAGTTTAAAGGCTCTCGTGTTTTAAGCACGAATGAATTTGAAAACTTAATGCAAACTTtgctacaaaaaaagaaaatatgaccTCCAAAGAAACTCTCCAAACAAGGTGTCCAGTAGAGTGAAGATGAATTCCATAAGTAGGAAACGATAAAGCTCCTGGCCAACAAAACTCTCCCAGCACTGGACACAATATTATCAAAACAGAACAGAGTCATCCATTAAAGAAATACCACTCTCAGGAACACAAATAATCAAGATAATCAATATTCCTCAACACTGCTGTGACAAAAAACAGTGTCTGCTCTGGTAGCATTGCAGTAATAGTGAtgtattgtcattttttacCTTCAGTCCAATACTTTCAGGCTCAGCAGCCACCCGACCCAGCCAGTGGTAGCACAGGACTCCAAGCACGCTTACTTTCAACATCAAGTTTCTAGAAACACAGACAGCGCACATCATGTTATCATCAGTACGGCACTTTCCTAAACTCTGACATCTGCGACGTCTCAAAATGCAGCTCCTCTGCACTTACCTGCTGATGGCGACATATGTGCGTACAGAAGGTGACTCGTAGTCCTCCATCCAGGCTGCGAGGTTGAACAGGCCGGGCAGCAGCAGGTTGATGAGGGAGACGACCACGGGGAGAGCCAGCAGGCTGGCCTCATCCAACAAGGGGTTCTGGGTGGCATTACGAGAGCTATGCTTGAGGTTCTGTTGGGGAGAGAAAACGACGATATGCTCTTTAATGTTACTGTCCACACTTCTATCATCTTCCAGAAATATCTTCTTGAATACTGTCTATTTTTGCAGATTTCCGTAATTCTACTCTAAACAACCAACACACAGCATGTATCTTTTACTTATACTACTATTGAAATCAAAAAGTGATGTGTTACAAAACGCTGTGGCAGTAGAAGCTCCAAAGCGTGCGGCGAGggaatataaacaaattaatttagatGCATATTGGTAGGCAGTGATGAATGAGGGTAAGAAGAGTATTTTGGTCAATACAGCTGACAGAGACGTGACACACATCTAAAgggtttttctccttttttttttctcatttatttgggAAGGTGGCCCTggtaatttatttaacaatcaAAAGTGGGCCTTAAGGTAAGGGTGAGAAGCCCTGGTATAAAGATTTGATTGGATGACAATCTGACAGAAATGAAATACGGTCACCAGTAAGGACATACTGTATAACGGCTGCTCTAAGAAACAAAGACCAAAGACTGCataataaaggaaaacaaatacagcCTGAAGTCTGAGCATTcaccaataaaaatgtaaatccttATGAAATGTTGACTTTGGACCCTGAAACCACCCGGCCTCACCTGAAGCATGAAATCAGAGAAGTAGTAAATAGCGAGCACACAGGCGGTGGTGCTCGCTATGCAGATAGCCCATGCCAGGCCATGAACCGTCAGTCTCCACACTTTCTGGCACACAGTGTTCTTGACATGCTTATGATTAACCTCTGCTAGCAGCTCCTAGAGAGGGCAGAGGAAGGACAAAGAGAAAGGGACAGAGGAGGAATTATGTGAGGGAACCAGAAGGAAAAGATCATCACATTCCTACCTGACACTATGTGACAAAGAAGGGGACAAAGAGAGggatgatttgtttttgtaaattcaaGTGCGTGTGCTTTCATGTACCTTGAGCTGGGTGCAGATATTCTCAGACATGAGTTTGACAGACGTTTTCTTAATGACCTTGAAGTCCCAGGAGCTGAAGACCTTAATGGCCAAAATACTGTGAGATTTGTCGATTCGGAAGCTCTGACCAAACGACTTTGACATGCTGTTGGGAAATCGCACATTAGCAGGCTTCATGAGATattacaacataaaaaaaaaaacatttcatgtaagtacagtgtgtgttagGACATGCATTTTAACTTAAAgtataaacacaacaacactgtaCCTGTACACAAGAATGATACATGTGACGAAGAAAGACACTCCTATGGTGAAAAAGTATGCAAGTGGCATGTTGTAGGGGGGGTGCTTGGACACACAGTCCAGCCTGGTTCCATTGGACATAGAGATGTTCTGCCCTCCAGCAACATCCCTGCAGCTCCTACTCAGCGTGTAGTTACAGTAGTATCCGTAGTACATCACTGAGTCCGAGAAGTAGCCCTGAGACAaaaggagatagagagagacagtcatTTATGCAACAATTTATTTGCTTCATTCAATAATATTTGGAGTGGATCAAAACCTGCAAGGAGAATTTCATTATATACCCTATTAGTATATATTTAGACTTAAAAGATCCCCTGTAATCACTTTCAAACTCCTAAAAGATACTCTGCtttgaatcatttatttgtgtctcgaatgacaaaatatatacaaaatatatcttctccttctccactgttaatttattttatgaataagcacatattttttgtgtcagtTGTTTAACTGCTGGACAAAAGATGCCTCCTTCTTCTCTGAAAAGCCTATTTTCAACAGATGTGGACTGGAGGTTTCAAGTTTTCTGTTCTCTCTTGTGTAAGTTGTGTATCGAACCATAATTGTTTTTCGAACAACTTGTTGTGATGTTAAAATATTCCTTGCCTTAAACTGAGATTTAAGGGGAGCACAGAGAAACTTCCCGCTTCAGCAGATTAAAGCGAAAACATCCTTCTTGCGTCAAACCATTCAGTACTGTGAGGCTCAAACATCAAAGTGAGGTAACCGTTTTAGTGGAGGGGGAATTTGATTCCATCTGTTTAAAAGATGGCTTTGTTATTGGAAACTCATCATACAGGCCTAAAGCGTCTGGATACATCGAGAATGTGGCGg
Protein-coding sequences here:
- the tmc6b gene encoding transmembrane channel-like protein 6b; the protein is MARNVNFDLNHPFMEAGLESPIDEEGVHDSFSQLIAEQSQNGGPSDAFELQQLQRQLDEEGRDDVAYLSSPGPEYEGRRQGGRDMEDDEGQGDPLIGQHWSSATMRILSSMPSRTIGRNRGAIISQYYNRTMQLRRRRQSRPAIRDFSRSARPSIRGYGIEADSTDTEGAEVSKRERLVNNLQNLSVSDRIRMLREMPLNVAEKSELRSLALQKEKRTIPGSQIPCCSRLKYYIIIGARQSWYSWLSFLHSLHLWQVALKRVSGRFGTGVLSYFLFLKTLLFFNLFLFLVTGTFMVLPQAVHPPVLPAGRRPFSGLELLTGAGYFSDSVMYYGYYCNYTLSRSCRDVAGGQNISMSNGTRLDCVSKHPPYNMPLAYFFTIGVSFFVTCIILVYSMSKSFGQSFRIDKSHSILAIKVFSSWDFKVIKKTSVKLMSENICTQLKELLAEVNHKHVKNTVCQKVWRLTVHGLAWAICIASTTACVLAIYYFSDFMLQNLKHSSRNATQNPLLDEASLLALPVVVSLINLLLPGLFNLAAWMEDYESPSVRTYVAISRNLMLKVSVLGVLCYHWLGRVAAEPESIGLKCWESFVGQELYRFLLMEFIFTLLDTLFGEFLWRLFSEKALKRRRKPVFDIARNVLELIYGQTLAWLGVLFTPLLPAVQILKLLLLFYIKKSSVMMNCQAPRKPYRVSQMTTVFITLLCFPSFLGASVCVTYTMWSLTPSSSCGPFRELKTMIQAGKRWVEAMEKDNPNLSVLARAHSYLVENPFFLFVGAGIFLIVIYFYSQVVDGQRKIIGLLQEQIENEGEDKKFVITRLQSIHEQKRTPARRLTSQDSCY